The genome window GCAAAGCACCGGTGTGGACGAGGTGACCAAAGCTATCCAGCAACTGGATCAGGTGATTCAGCAAAACGCCTCAACATCGGAAGAATTATCTTCGATGGCGGAAGAATTGTCCACACAATCGGTTCAATTACAGGATGCCATTTCGTTCTTTAAAGTGGACAACGCAGCCAGGGGTTCCGCACCAAAAGTAACCCAGCAAGCGATCCACAGCATCG of Calditrichia bacterium contains these proteins:
- a CDS encoding methyl-accepting chemotaxis protein; translated protein: QSTGVDEVTKAIQQLDQVIQQNASTSEELSSMAEELSTQSVQLQDAISFFKVDNAARGSAPKVTQQAIHSIEKRPAKPVSMATNSISSTKKALPPKKAAAKPAAKPAPAKEIGGFEFDMTGGKDKMDDEFEEF